The following coding sequences are from one bacterium BMS3Abin11 window:
- the vsr gene encoding very short patch repair protein has protein sequence MCEMWGQITVNAYIRRNWYLTPIIRDYSIFTHGRYWHQHKGCRLAYSDRSYSDKWEKKFCDNQQRDQRVLEQLKKQGWRVAVICFLTRGCRASELVTTGNTRKV, from the coding sequence ATGTGCGAAATGTGGGGTCAGATCACAGTTAATGCTTATATTAGAAGGAACTGGTATCTGACCCCGATTATTCGCGATTATTCGATATTTACCCATGGCCGTTACTGGCATCAGCATAAAGGTTGTAGGCTTGCGTATTCAGATCGTAGCTACTCAGATAAATGGGAAAAGAAGTTCTGTGATAATCAGCAGCGTGATCAACGTGTGCTGGAGCAGCTAAAGAAGCAGGGGTGGCGTGTGGCTGTGATATGTTTCCTTACTAGAGGTTGCCGCGCTTCGGAGCTCGTGACCACAGGAAATACCCGAAAGGTGTAA
- a CDS encoding nucleotidyltransferase domain protein — protein sequence MQATSIGDALFTKTQQKVLGLLFGKPDRSFYTNEIMRWADMGRGTVSRELERLVGAGLLVVSKEGNQNHYQANKNSPVYSEFVSIVKKTFGIADQIKAALKPLDDSIDVAFIYGSISKGTESKSSDIDLMIIGKELSYGDVVELLLPLEESLQRSINPTLYEKSDFVAKLKAGNSFVKRVMEQPKILIKGDENDFGETG from the coding sequence ATGCAAGCAACTTCCATAGGTGATGCTTTATTCACCAAAACTCAGCAAAAGGTTCTGGGGCTGCTATTCGGTAAGCCGGACAGGAGCTTTTACACGAATGAAATTATGCGTTGGGCTGATATGGGGCGGGGTACGGTAAGTCGTGAGCTTGAGCGTCTTGTCGGCGCCGGTTTGCTGGTTGTTTCAAAGGAAGGCAATCAAAACCATTATCAGGCCAATAAGAACAGCCCGGTTTATTCAGAATTTGTCAGCATCGTTAAAAAAACCTTTGGGATTGCTGATCAAATTAAGGCTGCGCTTAAACCCCTGGATGATAGTATTGATGTAGCATTTATCTATGGCTCGATTTCAAAAGGCACGGAATCAAAATCCAGCGATATTGACCTGATGATTATTGGTAAGGAGTTAAGCTATGGCGATGTTGTGGAGCTACTTCTGCCGCTAGAGGAATCACTGCAACGTTCAATCAACCCGACCTTATATGAGAAGAGTGATTTTGTAGCCAAACTAAAAGCAGGTAACAGTTTTGTCAAACGGGTAATGGAGCAACCAAAAATACTAATCAAGGGAGATGAAAATGACTTTGGGGAAACTGGATAA